AACCCTCGCCCGACCGTCTGCCCGGACGGCGACATCCTTGTCCGCCTCAAACTCTACGGCGACCCTGACTACCGCGGCGCCGCCGAACTGCCCCGCTTCGGCATGCAAACCACGCTGCGCCCCGGCTTCGACCGCCCGCCGGCTCGGCAAGGGCCCCCACGAAACCTACTGGGACCGCCAGGACGCCCGCGTCGGCCTGTATGCAGGCAAAGTCCGCGACCAGTTCTTCCCCTACATCAAACCGCAGGAGACCGGCAACCACGAGTCCGTCCGCTGGATCGCCCTCACCGACACCCAAGGCCGCGGCCTGCTCGCCGCCGCCCTCCCCGGCCAAAATCTCCTCAGCGCCAACGCCCTCCATCACACCACCGACGACCTCTTCTTCCCCACACACAAGGAAGGCCAGTTCTATCCCTACCAGCTTCCCGCGCGCGACACCGTCACCCTCAACCTCGACCTCCACCAGCGCGGCCTCGGCGGCGACGACTCCTGGCGCGCTCTCCCTCACGAAAACTACCGCCTCAACCGCTGGGCGCTCGAATACGCCTACCGCCTCCGCCCCCTCTCCGGCACCGAGGACATACCAAAAATCGCCCGCCAAAAATGATAACCCTGACGGCTCCCGCATCGATCAATGAAACCAAGCGATAATAAGAATATCCAACCCCGCCGCCTGCCGCCGGTCGCCCTGCTTCTGGGTCTGCTTTCCGCGTGCCCGGCCCAGGCCGGCCAGCCGTCCGCCGGTCCCCTTGGCATCAGCGGCATCCATCCCCATCTGGCCTTTTATAATGACGAGGGGGAATGCGGCACCGGGGCGGTGGTGCCCTGGGCCGGAAGCCTGTGGGCCGTCACCTACGGCCCGCACCAGCCTTTCGGCTCCTCGGACAAATTATATCAAATTTCCCCGGACCTGAATCTGACGGTCCGCCCCGAGAGCGTGGGCGGCACCCCGGCCAACCGGATGATCCACCCGGAAAGCAACCAGCTTTTTATCGGCCCCTATGCAATCGACCGGTCCGGCAAGGTGCGCGTCATCGACTACAAGGCGATGCCGGGAAGGCACACCGGCAATGCCCGCCACCTGACCGACCCGGCCGGCAAAATCTACTATGGAACCATGGAGGAGGGGTTTTATGAGGTGGATGTCGCCACGCTGGAGCCGACGGTTTTATATAAGGACGGAAACGTCCTCCGCAAACCCGGGCAGATGGCCCAGCACGCGGAATTGCTGCCCGGCGCCCACGGGAAGGGATTATATTCCGGGCAGGGGGTGCTGGTTTATTCCAACAATGGGGAAGCCAGCAAGGCGGCCCTGAAACAATTTAATATAAAATCGGGCGTGCTGGCGGAATGGGACGGGCGGGACTGGAAGGTCATCCGCCGCAACCAATTCGTGGAGGTCACCGGCCCCGGCGGGATTCATGGCAGCAGCCATCCGGAGACCGATCCGATCTGGGCCACCGGATGGGATTATAAATCAGTCCTGCTGGGCGTGCGGGACAAGGGGGCCTGGTCGTTTTACCGCCTGCCCAAGGCAAGCTATTCCTATGACGGAGCCCACGGCTGGAACACCGAGTGGCCCCGCATCCGCGATGTCGGCGAACCGGGGAACCCCGACTACCTCATGACCATGCACGGGATGTTCTGGCGGTTTCCCGCCGGCTTCACGCCCGGAAACTCCGCGGGCATCCGTCCGCGTTCCGCTTATCTGAAAGTGATCGGTGACTTCACCCGGTGGAATGACCAATTGGTCTTCGGATGCGACGATTCGGCCAAAAAAGAATTTTTGAACAAACGCAGGGCCAAGGGGGAAATCCAGGGCCCCGGCCAGTCCAACTCGAACCTGTGGTTCACGCCCCTCGGGCAGCCGGATCTGCTGGGGCCCCGCACCGCCGCCGGCTATGTCTGGGTGCAAGAGCCGGTCAGGGCCGGCGTCGCTTCCGATCCGTTTCTCTTTTCGGGCTGGGATGAACGCCGTGCCTGGTTGAAAAATTCCGGGACGCAGCCGGTCGTCTTTCGCTTCGAGGTGGACAAGGCGGGCAATAATAAATGGTCGGAATTGGAAACTATAAGCGTGGTGCCCGGCGTGTCCGCCTTCGTCGATTTCAAGGACGACGGACAGGGCGAATGGATCCGGGTGACCGCCGACAGGGACACGGTGGCCAGCGTGTCCTTTGTCTATACGGCCCGGGAAAAACGCCCCGCAGCGGCGGACGCCCTGTTCAAAGGATTATCCGGAATCGGTGACACGCACTCCCACGGCGGGCTGCTCTATGGCTTGGGCAACAACCGCAGGGCGATGGGACTGCTGGCCCGGACGGAAGCGGGGGAAACCGGCTATTATGAAATCGACGAACAGATGAACCTCACGGCCAGGGATGATGCCGAAACCGCCGCCTTTATCCGGGAAAAGTTCGCCATCCCCCGCCATGCGGTCGAGGTGGACGAGGGCTCCGTGCTGATTGTGGACGACGCCGGCAGGCGGTGGCGCCTGCCGCTGGGGGATGCGCGTTTCACCGAACCCACGCTCGACGGTTCCCTGCGCGTCTGCCGCGAGGTGGCCACGGAGCGGGATTTGTTCAACTGCCACGGCACCTTCTATGAATTGCCGGCGGAGAATGCCGATGGTTACGCGAAAATCCGCCCGGTGGCCTCGCACAATCTGCACATCAACGACTATGCCTCCTATCGCGGCCTGCTGGTCATCACCGGCATCAACCCGGAGGAGGCGAAGGACAACCCGCATGTCTTTGTCTCGGTGGACCGGAAGGCCGCGGTCTGGGCGGGCGTCATTGACGACCTGTGGAAACTGGGCCGGCCGACGGGCCGCGGCGGCCCTTGGGTGAACGCAGGCGTGCGAGCCGGCCAATCCTCCGATCCCTACCTGATCGGATTCTATGACCGGCGCACGCTGCAATTGTCGCACCGCTCGGCGTCCGCCGTGACTTTCAGCGTAGAGGTCGATCCCACCGGCGACGGAGACTGGCTGGTTTATGCCAGCCTCACGGTCAGGCCCGGCGAACGCCTCGAGCATCTATTTCCGCCCGCGTTCCAGGCCCGCTGGATTCGGTTCGTGGTCGACGCCGACACAACCGCCACCGCATGGCTTGAATACAGGTAGCAGGGCCATGCCCCTGCCGGCGCGGGCGCAGGACACCCGCCCCACGCCCGCCGCAGCGATTTCTCCAAACCAAACAACAACAAACCACCCATGAAAAGCCGTTCGCTGTTATTATACGTCCTGTGCTTGCTTCCGTTCCTATGGCCGGTGCTCCGCGGCGCCGCATATCCGTTTATCGAGAAACAGATTCTCTTTGAGGCGGGAGGCGGCTATCCCTCCATTCGCATTCCTTGCATCCTGGCCCTGCCGGACAACACCGTGCTCGCCGTGGCCGCGGGGCGCAGCCGCGTCTCGGACTGGGCCGACATCGACATGATCATGAGGCGCAGCGGCGACGGCGGAAAAACCTGGGGGCCGGTCACGGTGCTGGCCGACGCGGGGACGGAGGTGGCGGACAATCCCGTGCTGATCTGGGACCGCGACACGAAGGCGGTGCATTTCCTGCATCAGGTGGATTACGCGCGCGTTTATCACATGCAAAGCACCGACGGCGGAAAAACCTTTTCGCCCGCCGTTGAAATCACCCCGCAGCTCGGCGCGTTCAAGGGAAAATACGACTGGACGGTGATCGCCCCCGGCCCCGGCCACGGCATCCAGTTGAAAAACGGGCGGCTCGTGGTGCCGGTCTGGCTGGCCGCCGGCCAGCCGCTCGCCTCGGGACACGGGCGCGCGCACCAGCCGTCGGTCACCGCGTCAATCTACAGCGACGACCACGGCAAAACCTGGCAGTGCGGCGAGATTCTCCCCGACACGCTGAAAAACATGAACGAGACCGTGGCGGTCCCGATGGATGACGGCGGCGTGATGTTTGTCATCCGCAACGGCGAGCCCGGCGCCTACAGCAAGGCGATTTCGCGCAGCCCGGACGGGGCGACGGGCTGGACCAAGCCGGAGCTGAACCAGGAATTGTATTCGCCGATTTGCTTCGGCAGCGCGCTGCGGATTTCGGGAGCCCCGGACAAAAGCCGCATCCTCTTTTGCAATCCCGACAGCCGCGTCAACCTGAGGCCGAACCGCTCGGGCAGCGGCCGGGCGCGGATGAACCTGACGGTGAAACTCAGCTACGACGAAGGCCAATCGTGGCCCGCCTCGAAGGTGATCGAGCCGGCGCACAGTTCCTACTCCGACCTGGCCATGCTCCCGGACGGCACGATCCTCTGCCTGTATGAAAACGCCAACAAATACGTCTCCCTCGCGCGCTTCAACCTCGAATGGTTGACGGACGTCAGGGACAGCCTGTCCAAATGAACCGCCCGCATGCGACAGGCCGCATGTTCTCCAAAAAATATTATATCATATTATGAATATAAGGCAGGGCGAGGCGTCCCGCCGAGCCGCTGGCGGTTCACGGCTCGGCCGGAGGCTTCGCTACCGGCGCTTCCGCGCCAATGTGAAATGAAAATACTATAACCGCGAAATGAGTGACGGAGAATCTAGGCAGGCACACACCGATGGTGGCGCAAATATCTGGCGAAGGCCAAGCCATTCGATACGCTGCAACAGAACCGGCACTGCAAAATGCGGCCGATGCTCACGTAAAATAACATTCTGGCAACCACCATAAAGTCATTGGGAGTGACTGGCGGCGGATGGCGGCGCACTTTACCGCTCATGCCCGCATCCATCCCCTCGGCATCCCGTGAGAACAAAAAGAAAATCCCCTACGCATGGGAACTCGTCGGCTGGCTCTGGCTCGCCTACTTCATGAACCAGGCCGACCGCCAGCTTTACAGCGTCGTCCAAAAACAGGTGCAGGAGGCGCTGGGGCTGACCGACATCCAGACCGGCTTGGTGAACACCGTCCTCATCGCCGCGATGGCCGTGATGATGCCCATCGCCGGTTTCCTCGGCGACCGCCTTTCCCGCCGCCGCATCATCCTGTGGAGCCTGCTGGCGTGGAGCGTCGCCACGATGCTGACCGGCTTCACCGGCGGCTTGGTCTCGCTCATCGTCATCCGCAGTCTCGCAACCGCCGTGGGCGAGGCGTTTTTCGTTCCCGCCGCGACCGCGCTCATCGGACAATACCACGTGAAAACGCGCGGGCAGGCGCTCGCGTTTTACCAGACGGCGCAGTATTTCGGCGCGGTCTCGTGCGGCGCGGCGGGCGGCTGGATCGCGGGGCAATATGGCTGGAAACACTCGTTCTGGCTGTTCGGCGGCGTCGGTGTCGTCCTCGTCGCGCTGATGTGGCGCCGGTTGAAAGACGCTCCGAAAACCGCCGCCGCAATCGCGTGCTCCGAGCCGATCGGCGACGTCCTCCGCGCGCTGTTCCGCACGCCGACCGCGCTGGTGCTGACGCTCGCGCTGGGTTGCTCGACCTTTGTCAACATGGGCTGCCTCGCCTGGGCGCCCACCTACTTGCAATTGGAGCCGTTCAACCTCACGCCCGCGCGCGCCGGCTTCTTCAGCATGTTTTACTACCAGCTTTTCTCCTTCGCCGGCGTGCTCCTCGGCGGGCGTGTCTCGGACAAGATTGTCGGTCGCCGCCCCGCCTTCCGGGTCGAGTTGTCCGGTGTGTCGCTGTTACTCTGCGTGCCGACGCTCTACCTCATGGGCGCGACGAGCACCCTCTGGGTCGTCTATGCGATGCTCGGCGCCTTCGGGTTCTTCCGCGGGCTCTACGACTCGAACATCTACGCCTCGCTTTTCGACGTGACCGCGCCTCGCTACCACTCCTCGGCCACCGGGCTGATGGTCGGATTTTCCTTTGCCGTCGGCTCTCTGGCCCCCCTCGCGCTGGGCGCGATCAAGCAGTCCTACGCGCTCCACACGGGCATCTCCCTGCTGGGCGTCGTTTATATCATCGGAAGCCTCGCCCTTTTCATCGCCGCCCGGGGCTTTTTCCCCTCGGATTTCCTGCGCAACCAGCAAACCGTCCCAACCTCCCCGAAATTATAATAACAACCATCATGAAAACACTCATCCTCCTCGCCGCACTCGCCGCCGCCTTTCCGCTGTTCTCGCCCGCCCAGAGTAGCGCGCCCTACACCGAGGGACCTGTTTGGGAAATGACGCTGGTGCGCACCAAGCACGGCATGGCGGACACCTACCTGAAAAGCATCGCCAAGACGTTCAAGGCCGTCATGGAAGAGGCCAAAAAACAGGGTGTCATCATGGATTACAAAGTCCTCTACGGCCTGGCTGCGTCGCCGGCCGATTTTGACGTGTTGCTGATGACCCAGACTCCAAACATGGCCTATCGCGACCGCGCCCGCGAACTGCTCGACCCCATCGTGCGGAAAATCGAGGGCGACACCAAGACGCAGCATGCGCGCTCCGCCACGCGCCTCGACATGCGCGAGGTTCTGGGCTACAAACTCATGCGTGAAATCACCCTGACCGGCGGCGACGAATGAATTTTTGGAATGCGGCGGCGCAGGTCGCGAAGCAACCGGCGATATCATGACAACACTCGCCCGCCTACTCCTCTCCGCGCTCCTCGTCCCCCTCGCGCCCACCGTGCTTGCTTCGCCAGTGGATCCGCCGCCGCAAGCCGTTGTTTTTGTCGGCGGGCCGGACATGACCGCGACAGCCGGGGAACTTGCGGCGGCCTTCAAGCAGCTCGCGCGAAGCGGCGGCGTCATCGTCCTGCGCGGACCGGTGCGCATAAATGGAAACTTCGACGCCCCCGCGCACGATGCGCCCGTCACCGTGACGAGCAGCCACGACGGCAGGGATTACCGGCGCGAGGGCGGCGCGAAACTGGAGCTGGGCGCCGTTTACACCGTCAACGGCCCGACGACGTTTGCCAGCCTCGTCATCGCCCCGGATGACAAGGCCGGCCGCATCTATTGCAACGGCCGCAAGGTCGTGTTCGGCAAGGGCGTTTCCTGCCAGCCGTCGGGAGGCAAGTTTCCCACCATCGTCGGTGCGACGCGCAACGCGGGCGGCCGCGCCGACTCGGATGTCACCATCAACAGCGGCCAGTGGGACACCGTGGTCGGTGGCGCATTCCAGGACGCCGCGCCGACGTCCGGCACGCTCCGGGTGACGGTCAACGGCGGCCGGTTTTACGGCGCGGTGTGTGCCGCGGGCACGGGCCGGCACACGGGTGACGCGGAGATGACCCTGAACCAAGGTTTCTTCCACGGCGGCGTTGCCGGACTCGGCAATCATCCCGCCGCGTCCGTGCGCGGTGCCATCCGCGTCACGATCAACGGCGGGACATTTTACAACACCATCGCCGCCTCGCGCCACGCGGGCGCGGAACTCGCCGGCTCCTACGCGCTCGCGTTCAACGGTGGCGACTTCACCTCGGTCACCGGCGTCACCGGCACGCGCGGCCTGCGCGGCAGCGCGGCCTCCTCTCTCATGGCGGCGCGGGCGGCGTTGCTCGACGCGGAAAACATCGGTGAGCTGACCTTCACCAAC
This genomic stretch from Termitidicoccus mucosus harbors:
- a CDS encoding sialidase family protein — encoded protein: MKSRSLLLYVLCLLPFLWPVLRGAAYPFIEKQILFEAGGGYPSIRIPCILALPDNTVLAVAAGRSRVSDWADIDMIMRRSGDGGKTWGPVTVLADAGTEVADNPVLIWDRDTKAVHFLHQVDYARVYHMQSTDGGKTFSPAVEITPQLGAFKGKYDWTVIAPGPGHGIQLKNGRLVVPVWLAAGQPLASGHGRAHQPSVTASIYSDDHGKTWQCGEILPDTLKNMNETVAVPMDDGGVMFVIRNGEPGAYSKAISRSPDGATGWTKPELNQELYSPICFGSALRISGAPDKSRILFCNPDSRVNLRPNRSGSGRARMNLTVKLSYDEGQSWPASKVIEPAHSSYSDLAMLPDGTILCLYENANKYVSLARFNLEWLTDVRDSLSK
- a CDS encoding MFS transporter — encoded protein: MPASIPSASRENKKKIPYAWELVGWLWLAYFMNQADRQLYSVVQKQVQEALGLTDIQTGLVNTVLIAAMAVMMPIAGFLGDRLSRRRIILWSLLAWSVATMLTGFTGGLVSLIVIRSLATAVGEAFFVPAATALIGQYHVKTRGQALAFYQTAQYFGAVSCGAAGGWIAGQYGWKHSFWLFGGVGVVLVALMWRRLKDAPKTAAAIACSEPIGDVLRALFRTPTALVLTLALGCSTFVNMGCLAWAPTYLQLEPFNLTPARAGFFSMFYYQLFSFAGVLLGGRVSDKIVGRRPAFRVELSGVSLLLCVPTLYLMGATSTLWVVYAMLGAFGFFRGLYDSNIYASLFDVTAPRYHSSATGLMVGFSFAVGSLAPLALGAIKQSYALHTGISLLGVVYIIGSLALFIAARGFFPSDFLRNQQTVPTSPKL